The sequence CATCACAAACCACCGAAACTTAGAAGAGACAACAACTTATTTTTTAGGCTGGCTTTTAAAGCGTTTAGCTAAAAGCCATGGCGTTTATAGTAAGTTGATGATAATAATATATGACActactttaaaaatgatatcttTATAATGTGATATTTTAAGTCGAGTCACGGAGAGATAAAATATCATTCTATTTTTTGATCCCCATCACATATTTAAGGTATGTTaccttattatattttttttctattccagGTTAGAATTCTCTTCTACACAGCATTAGTCTATGTAAGTGGAGGCGAAGCAGGGCTATTAGGACATGACTCTTACACGGCATCTGCCCTGTCCGCCCCGTCAGCTTCCTATGGTTCACCATCCACATCATATGGCCCTCCTTCGACGTCATATGGTACTCCAATTTCTTCAGGCAGTTTGAATTTAGGACAAAACCTGCCACCAGCGCCACTACCCGTTTACGGCCCGCCGTCTGACCAGGAAGGCAGCCTCATCCTCGACGAGACTCGTCCTCCGACGGCCCCGGCAACACCAGTGTCGAGTGGATCTCTCAATCTGGGTCAGCCCCGCGTTATCGGAACAACAGTGCAAGTGGGCAGACCCGTCGCCTCAGCAACGAGATACGAGCTCCAGTCTGTAGTGCAAAACGTCATCCGTCGCGTTCCGGTCGAAGTAGTGCGTCACGTCCAAGTTGCGGTCCCGCAACCCGTGCCCGTGCCCG is a genomic window of Cydia pomonella isolate Wapato2018A chromosome 15, ilCydPomo1, whole genome shotgun sequence containing:
- the LOC133525903 gene encoding uncharacterized protein LOC133525903; translation: MAFIVRILFYTALVYVSGGEAGLLGHDSYTASALSAPSASYGSPSTSYGPPSTSYGTPISSGSLNLGQNLPPAPLPVYGPPSDQEGSLILDETRPPTAPATPVSSGSLNLGQPRVIGTTVQVGRPVASATRYELQSVVQNVIRRVPVEVVRHVQVAVPQPVPVPVRQEVKVPVPQPYPVQVEVPRQVPYNVYQTQNIEVERHVPYEVVRQVPVEVIRKVPVPVDRPYEVIRKVHVPIEKHVHVPVAVWKPYPIHIIKHVTHYQKKKCCGW